The following are encoded together in the Anopheles nili chromosome 3, idAnoNiliSN_F5_01, whole genome shotgun sequence genome:
- the LOC128723717 gene encoding la protein homolog, with protein sequence MTETEVQSSAVTDVKKAENDENNALSATDAAIIRQLEYYFGDANLGKDKFMKDQITKDDGWVPLDVLLTFKRLKALSEDKVVIADAIAKSDEGLIEVSEDREKLRRHPERPLPEMNEATRKELYARTVYVKGFAPQDGTTLSELVEFFQPYDKVTNIVMRKYLDKPSKKYLFKGSVFVSFTNTEQCEKFLGQQPLKYKGKELICKMQNDYYEMKRTELKERAEKIEQRRRKKEETNNAHLSQLPTGACVFLEGLGKETTRETMKEAIRALDDTLEFAYIDFQMGDSSGYVRFNKQDAGKQFLEKLTDKKIKIDDSEVSADLLVEERETEYLKKVAEEQAKRKAFAKGKGRGNRGFNNRNNHSGHKRKRDNRDDEQSKKDEPPVKKDTVEKDKKSATESEAKSAE encoded by the exons ATGACCGAAACGGAGGTACAATCATCCGCTGTTACGGATGTGAAGAAAGCCGagaatgatgaaaataacgCCCTGTCTGCGACAGACGCAGCCATCATTCGCCAGCTTGAGTACTATTTTGGAGATGCTAACTTGGGTAAAGATAAATTCATGAAGGATCAAATCACGAAGGACGATGGTTGGGTGCCGCTGGATGTGCTGCTTACGTTCAAGCGCCTGAAGGCCCTCAGCGAGGATAAGGTGGTAATCGCGGATGCGATCGCTAAGTCCGACGAAGGTTTGATCGAGGTCAGCGAAGATCGCGAGAAGCTGCGCCGTCATCCGGAACGTCCGCTGCCGGAGATGAACGAGGCAACGCGCAAGGAGCTGTACGCTCGCACGGTGTACGTGAAGGGATTCGCGCCCCAGGATGGCACCACTTTGAGCGAGTTGGTCGAGTTTTTCCAACCATATGACAAAGTGACAAACATCGTGATGCGAAAGTATCTCGACAAACCGTCCAAGAAGTACCTGTTCAAGGGCAGCGTGTTTGTCTCCTTCACCAACACGGAACAGTGCGAAAAGTTTTTGGGTCAGCAACCGCTCAAGTACAAGGGCAAGGAGCTGATTTGCAAGATGCAAAACGACTACTACGAAATGAAGCGCACTGAATTAAAAGAGCGTGCGGAAAAAATTGAACAGCGACGGCGCAAGAAGGAGGAAACCAACAACGCTCATCTTTCGCAGCTACCTACCGGTGCGTGCGTTTTTCTGGAAGGGCTGGGCAAAGAAACTACCCGTGAAACGATGAAGGAAGCGATTCGCGCATTAGACGATACCCTAGAGTTTGCTTACATCGATTTTCAAATGGGCGACAGCAGCGGTTACGTCCGCTTCAACAAGCAAGATGCGGGCAAACAGTTTCTCGAGAAGCTAACGGACAAAAAG ATAAAAATCGATGATTCAGAAGTGTCGGCTGACCTGCTCGTGGAGGAAAGGGAAACCGAGTACCTCAAGAAAGTAGCGGAGGAACAGGCCAAACGTAAAGCATTCGCGAAGGGCAAGGGTAGAGGAAACCGTGGATTTAACAACCGCAACAACCACTCCGGACACAAGCGAAAGCGAGACAACAGGGACGATGAGCAGAGCAAGAAAGATGAACCACCGGTGAAGAAGGACACCGtggaaaaggacaaaaagTCAGCTACAGAAAGCGAGGCGAAGTCTGCCGAATAG
- the LOC128723878 gene encoding nuclear envelope integral membrane protein-like: MDACWAKEADSKKGGVTFLEPGRVLTYTPDEWSIYKPGLVIYCYPGQPPTLPNVFCTVSIRMQCDHENFNQYPGSVPAEVEKHWRDDQSLFSFNVFASRKRRQVELEPFNQSCLGVVSAGKYDIEVVLNRFDLWRVGMLMFGVMLFFTAQPMSQNPLFYYTGGILIGLTSFALALVYMFSKLMPYRPLMVGVMVGGWTLGFYGMQILYENLRLIFVLYQHYVFWYLAVVGTISFLVCYRLGPPMNHRSKQVIQWTLQLIGLTMVFFCSYQRTFSTGLVLVVMAVYWHAAPLSVIRWIGGRFRSRFPGRRRLLTVDEFDEMGRVETDRALNELREYCRSPECKQWTTMMRLRDPVRFASFVEGTPHVLDDECFEYDSIHSTRSDHDSEDLMDSSEEEAD, translated from the exons ATGGACGCATGCTGGGCAAAAGAAGCCGATAGCAAGAAAGGAGGCG TAACGTTCCTGGAACCGGGACGCGTCCTGACGTACACGCCAGACGAATGGAGCATATACAAGCCGGGGCTTGTGATTTACTGTTACCCGGGACAACCACCGACGTTACCGAATGTATTCTGCACCGTCTCGATTCGCATGCAGTGTGACCACGAAAATTTCAACCAGTACCCGGGAAGCGTTCCGGCCGAAGTCGAGAAACACTGGCGCGATGATCAGAGTTTGTTCAGCTTCAACGTGTTCGCCTCACGCAAACGAAGACAGGTTGAGCTGGAACCGTTCAATCAGAGCTGTCTCGGCGTCGTCTCCGCCGGAAAGTACGACATCGAGGTGGTACTGAACCGGTTCGATCTGTGGCGTGTGGGGATGCTCATGTTCGGCGTGATGCTGTTCTTCACCGCGCAACCGATGAGCCAAAACCCGCTGTTCTACTACACCGGGGGCATTCTGATTGGGCTGACTTCCTTTGCCCTGGCGCTGGTGTATATGTTCAGCAAGCTGATGCCATACCGTCCCCTCATGGTGGGTGTGATGGTCGGAGGCTGGACGCTCGGATTTTACGGCATGCAGATACTGTACGAAAACTTGCGGCTCATCTTCGTGCTCTACCAGCACTACGTGTTCTGGTACTTGGCCGTGGTGGGCACCATCAGCTTTCTAGTGTGTTATCGTCTCGGTCCACCTATGAACCACCGCAGCAAGCAGGTCATCCAATGGACCCTCCAGCTGATCGGACTCACGATGGTGTTCTTCTGTAGCTACCAGCGGACGTTCTCGACAGGGCTGGTACTAGTCGTTATGGCGGTATACTGGCACGCCGCCCCGTTAAGCGTGATTCGATGGATTGGTGGCCGTTTCCGGAGTCGCTTTCCCGGTCGCCGCCGCTTACTGACAGTGGATGAGTTTGATGAAATGGGGCGGGTTGAAACGGACCGGGCTCTTAACGAGTTGCGCGAGTACTGCCGCAGTCCGGAGTGCAAGCAGTGGACAACCATGATGAGGTTGCGCGATCCGGTGCGGTTTGCATCCTTCGTCGAGGGCACACCACACGTGCTAGACGACGAGTGCTTCGAGTACGACAGTATCCATTCGACGCGCAGTGATCACGACTCGGAAGATCTGATGGACTCCAGCGAGGAAGAGGCCGACTGA
- the LOC128725112 gene encoding PIN2/TERF1-interacting telomerase inhibitor 1 yields the protein MDDCLRSVTLPSLRFRNKRMCQEQVKSRTKSLYEDTTNIGVRMLAKLGWSEGKGLGKLEDGIQDPIQLKQNRESKGMGFIGKLDDEWTQHDAQFNALLNRLNGVEGDVSTESNVELDPKANLQSLEEHSKKSRARVHYKKFTRGKDLSQVNDKDLANIFGKRSLAEVNKAPEATEEDASRAESEEEIEPERPIMGLSTIKSNLSYQEYFKQKMVQKQSTAEPASEEPCLSDLGKAKKKKSKKNRSEVGVEDHSMSPEAVSRAEGEAEEQPERPIMGLTTIKSNLSYQEYFKQKMMQKQSTSEPASEEPCLSDSGKSKKKKSKKDRTEIEQECQPMSAEEVSAAEIKPKKAKRKRQEVVETEETNSMEAMEAESLEVPKKKKKSKKQDPENEVSVSVEDVEVLQDDLAVVENGITEKLRKKKNSKKNKQDLEEEIVDEMVPNDSHVDVTNEMNEVASVSKKSKKSKKNKGEKSSSEVETNSNSDAQQGKDECHETDGKDNTADTLPQADSAECLEAEEPTCKLD from the exons ATGGATGATTGTTTACGGTCGGTAACGCTGCCTAGCTTGAGATTCCGCAACAAACGAATGTGCCAGGAGCAAGTTAAATCGCGTACAAAATCGTTGTACGAAG ATACCACAAATATTGGTGTTCGCATGCTTGCCAAACTGGGATGGTCGGAGGGTAAAGGACTTGGTAAACTTGAAGATGGAATACAGGATCCTATCCAGCTTAAACAAAATCGAGAATCCAAAGGAATGGGTTTTATTGGCAAGCTGGATGATGAATGGACTCAGCACGATGCACAATTTAACGCGCTGCTCAACCGGTTAAACGGAGTGGAAGGAGACGTTTCGACCGAAAGTAATGTCGAACTCGATCCTAAGGCTAATTTGCAATCTCTTGAGGAACATTCGAAGAAATCGCGTGCCAGAGTACATTACAAAAAGTTCACACGTGGCAAGGACTTGAGCCAAGTGAACGACAAGGATCTGGCAAATATCTTCGGAAAACGTTCCCTTGCGGAGGTAAACAAAGCCCCTGAGGCTACGGAAGAAGACGCTTCCCGGGCTGAAAGCGAGGAGGAAATAGAACCCGAGAGGCCCATTATGGGTTTATCAACGATCAAATCCAACTTATCGTACCAAGaatattttaagcaaaaaatggtgcaaaaacaATCCACTGCTGAGCCAGCATCAGAAGAACCGTGCCTATCAGATttgggaaaagcaaaaaagaagaaaagcaaaaagaatcGCTCGGAAGTTGGAGTTGAGGATCACTCAATGTCACCAGAAGCGGTCAGCAGGGCGGAAGGCGAAGCAGAAGAACAGCCTGAGAGACCAATTATGGGTTTGACAACGATTAAGTCAAACTTATCGTACCAAGaatattttaagcaaaaaatgatgcaaaaacaaTCGACGTCTGAGCCAGCTTCGGAAGAACCGTGTTTATCAGattcgggaaaatcgaaaaagaagaaaagcaaaaaggatcgCACAGAAATTGAACAGGAATGTCAGCCGATGTCAGCAGAGGAGGTATCTGCTGCAGAGATAAAGCccaagaaagcaaaacggaaaagGCAGGAGGTGGTCGAAACAGAGGAAACCAACTCCATGGAGGCGATGGAAGCAGAATCATTGGAGGTTcccaagaaaaagaaaaaatctaaaaaacaGGATCCCGAAAATGAGGTGAGCGTTTCTGTTGAAGATGTAGAAGTACTGCAAGACGATTTAGCTGTGGTAGAGAACGGAATAACAGAGAAGCttaggaagaagaaaaactcgaAAAAGAACAAGCAAGATTTAGAAGAAGAAATAGTCGATGAAATGGTGCCAAATGACTCTCACGTAGATGTTACAAACGAGATGAATGAGGTAGCCTCAGTAAGCAAGAAGTCTAAAAAATCTAAAAAGAATAAAGGGGAAAAATCCAGCTCTGAAGTTGAGACCAACTCAAACAGCGATGCCCAGCAGGGCAAGGACGAATGCCACGAAACAGACGGTAAGGATAATACAGCAGATACACTACCACAAGCCGACTCGGCCGAATGCCTAGAGGCAGAGGAACCGACGTGTAAG CTTGACTGA